One segment of Triticum aestivum cultivar Chinese Spring chromosome 2A, IWGSC CS RefSeq v2.1, whole genome shotgun sequence DNA contains the following:
- the LOC123038211 gene encoding exocyst complex component EXO70B2-like, whose protein sequence is MADHEYTSLKVLLQGSSTEGQLASVPEESTTGFTDALPPSDSYRDSIRRVSVVCSDWRIRSRQSGSTDSAASRSTNSSYSSNSASIGTADLGTSELRKIAQRMASDGYTQRMVQAFHTVSLTHTFGQDRALRNWFIELDVDWVLDVLLKLLLKEASAYSLKKLVERWIRALTVIVACVDKELVTTISDAPAAARFVTASVSAMLVFFDAIVQVNGEEKLQAMLQMYICVCSASYGISPMHTVSSGAQSILNDINSSMDREGNKLIESICDTMVQVRRTLMKFDNLCATEILEGGGEVHKNTELMVDYIVLMSKAHASTQKNSGQSQNTGKLGDLIHYTIDYLNNLLVRKSELCSDPSLRYLFLLNNSYFIAQTMSKTSVSFNPVLRGGHQRGFKLNPECETYLHSYLDVSWGNVLSFIPKSNFHGPLRHWIHTTSLAKFQSAFDNTYQAQKFWKVPEPRLRSLLRETIIKRVISAYNDYLKEHPELQKHVSGGSSSPKVLEEMLGELFEG, encoded by the coding sequence ATGGCGGACCACGAGTATACGAGTCTCAAAGTCCTATTACAAGGTAGCAGCACGGAGGGGCAGCTTGCTTCCGTGCCGGAGGAGAGCACCACCGGCTTCACGGATGCCTTGCCGCCGTCCGACTCCTACCGGGACTCAATCCGGAGGGTCAGCGTCGTCTGCTCCGACTGGCGCATCAGATCCCGTCAGAGTGGATCCACCGACTCTGCTGCCTCGAGGTCCACCAACTCCAGCTACTCCTCCAACTCAGCGTCCATCGGCACAGCAGACTTGGGTACCAGCGAGCTCCGGAAGATTGCTCAGAGAATGGCCAGTGACGGTTACACCCAACGCATGGTACAAGCATTCCACACCGTATCTCTCACGCATACATTTGGCCAGGACCGTGCGCTGAGGAATTGGTTCATCGAGCTCGACGTCGATTGGGTTCTCGATGTATTGCTGAAGCTACTTCTCAAAGAGGCATCTGCGTATTCGCTAAAAAAATTGGTCGAGAGGTGGATCCGAGCTCTCACGGTAATTGTTGCCTGTGTCGACAAAGAGCTGGTCACCACCATCAGTGACGCGCCAGCGGCCGCACGATTTGTCACAGCGAGTGTCTCAGCAATGCTCGTCTTTTTTGATGCCATCGTCCAGGTTAACGGGGAGGAGAAGCTACAAGCCATGCTACAAATGTATATCTGCGTGTGCAGTGCATCATATGGCATCTCGCCGATGCACACGGTCAGTTCAGGTGCCCAAAGCATTTTGAACGATATAAACAGCTCAATGGACAGAGAAGGGAACAAGTTAATCGAGTCCATATGTGATACGATGGTGCAGGTGAGGCGGACACTCATGAAGTTTGACAACTTGTGTGCCACTGAGATTCTGGAAGGAGGAGGTGAGGTTCACAAGAACACCGAGTTGATGGTGGATTACATAGTTTTGATGAGTAAAGCACATGCTTCGACACAGAAGAACTCTGGACAGAGCCAGAACACCGGAAAGCTTGGAGACCTGATACATTACACAATTGATTATCTGAACAATTTGCTTGTGCGAAAATCAGAGCTGTGCTCGGATCCAAGCCTCAGGTATTTGTTCCTGCTCAACAATTCATATTTCATAGCACAGACAATGTCCAAGACATCGGTATCTTTTAATCCTGTGCTGAGGGGAGGACACCAAAGAGGATTTAAGTTGAATCCTGAATGTGAGACCTACTTGCATAGCTATCTCGATGTTTCTTGGGGAAATGTGTTGTCCTTTATACCTAAATCGAATTTTCACGGACCACTCCGTCATTGGATCCACACCACTTCGCTGGCTAAATTCCAGTCAGCATTTGATAATACGTACCAGGCTCAGAAATTCTGGAAGGTGCCGGAACCTCGTCTCCGGTCCTTACTGCGGGAAACTATCATCAAGCGAGTCATTTCAGCTTATAATGACTACCTGAAGGAACATCCAGAGCTACAAAAACACGTTAGTGGCGGAAGTAGTAGCCCTAAAGTTTTGGAGGAGATGTTGGGAGAGCTGTTTGAAGGATGA
- the LOC123038212 gene encoding uncharacterized protein yields MAARLAPVPELSTDEPAAATPYLPCSLYRDWIRSVAVSGAQMRSTVFSMSQSGDSGSSYSSHSSYSNYSSASSRSAGADADDFGANELTKIAHQMVSDGYTQRMLQAFVVASSPALDRALENRLSGIELYDVPSPVPALGNGGGPNTVLETWFCELDVGWVLQICQERGSQWQFRLQDKSASSLQDLVERWIRGLTVIVHSLTELVSNSVGICVESMATERFGKASISKMLVFVEAIMPDLKAEKLQAVLDMYTCVSNALHMLRSFGMSTRNQQIFSAACDLLSTQGDMLWEAISSTMEEMRALVEGDDDLWAMEIKHGGGEVHNNTHLVVSSILSMKKTVALMTGTFTWLDYDYKLDVLIFF; encoded by the coding sequence ATGGCGGCAAGGCTTGCACCCGTGCCGGAGTTGAGCACCGACGAGCCTGCGGCTGCGACTCCCTACCTGCCCTGCAGCCTCTACCGGGACTGGATCCGGAGCGTTGCCGTGTCTGGAGCGCAGATGAGATCGACTGTTTTCTCCATGTCCCAATCCGGTGATAGCGGATCCAGCTACTCCAGCCACTCTAGCTACTCCAACTACTCTAGCGCCTCCTCTCGTTcggccggcgccgacgccgacgacTTTGGCgcgaacgagctcacgaagatcgCTCACCAAATGGTTAGCGACGGGTACACCCAGCGCATGCTCCAAGCATTCGTCGTCGCATCTTCGCCAGCGTTGGACCGTGCCCTGGAGAATCGGTTATCCGGGATCGAGCTGTACGACGTCCCATCTCCGGTGCCAGCACTTGGAAACGGTGGCGGCCCGAACACCGTGCTGGAGACTTGGTTCTGCGAACTTGACGTGGGCTGGGTTCTCCAAATTTGCCAGGAGCGTGGCTCACAGTGGCAGTTCCGACTCCAAGACAAGTCGGCATCATCGTTGCAAGACTTGGTCGAGAGGTGGATCCGAGGTCTCACAGTGATCGTCCATAGTTTGACAGAGTTGGTCTCCAACTCTGTGGGGATCTGCGTGGAGAGTATGGCAACAGAACGGTTCGGCAAAGCCAGCATTTCCAAGATGCTCGTCTTCGTCGAGGCCATCATGCCTGATCTCAAGGCTGAGAAGCTACAGGCCGTGCTAGACATGTATACATGTGTCTCCAATGCATTACACATGCTTAGGTCATTTGGCATGTCTACCAGAAACCAACAAATATTCAGCGCGGCATGTGACTTGTTGAGTACACAAGGCGACATGCTATGGGAGGCCATATCCAGCACGATGGAGGAGATGAGGGCACTCGTCGAGGGCGACGATGATTTGTGGGCTATGGAAATTAAGCATGGAGGAGGCGAGGTTCACAACAACACCCATTTGGTGGTCAGTTCCATCTTGTCCATGAAGAAAACAGTGGCTTTGATGACGGGAACCTTTACATGGCTCGACTACGACTATAAACTTGACGTCctgatttttttttag